The nucleotide sequence CTGTAGATGATTATGTCGGCTTCCGTCATAAAGAGAATGATTCATTTATTGGAGAAAGGCTGCCAAGTCAGATTGACGATTTTCAGGTGATTTATCTAGCCGACCTGTATGGAGTGTATGAAGAAGAGTTCACTGGAAAAAATGAAGCCGGCAGGAAGTCGAAGCAATTATACGGCGGGCTTCAGCCAGAAGACGTAGACATACTGGAAAAAGAATTGTTCCAGGGGAATAAGACCTTGATTTCAGAATTCAATACATTTGGAAGTCCTACTGATGAAGCAGTCAGGAAGCGGATGACTAATCTGCTGAATATTAGATGGAGCGGATGGACAGGACGGTATTTTACAAAATTGGAAGGAAGCGAGGTACCAAGCTGGATCATCGGGCAATACGAAGCTCAGATGGGCGACTGGGATTTTAAAGGCAGGGGCTTTGTTTTCGTCAATGAAGAAGATTATATCGTTGTTCTAGGAAAAAATGACCTCGAAGGCGACGGAATTGATTTCAATCTTACAGACCAAGGCAATATGGCTTTCTCTTCTGAGCTCGATTCAAGCTACACGTATTGGTTTGATATCGTTGAGCCGCTGGATGAGGAGGAGGTTCTGGCCAGATACACGCTTCCGGTCAAGAAGGAATCCTTGGACAAAATGAAGGGTTACGGAATTCCTGTTCAATTTCCTGCGGTCATCCGCCATCAAAACAGACAATATACCTCCTACTATTTTGCCGGTGACTATGCAGATGAAGCAGAGGTACCCGGAATATATCAAACTTCCGGTTTATCAGAATGGAAAAAGGCGATTGGCGGCAGGAAATCTTTCTATTGGTCAACGTATGTTCCGATGGTCAAAGAAATCCTGGCAAAAGGGCTGCATGAACCTAAAGAAAATCCAAAACCAGAGGTTGTTTCCAATGGCAATGTTTACTTTAACAGTAATACCAGCAAAGATGCGATCCTAATCCAAAAGGATGGAAAATGGGAGAGTCTCCTGATTAAAGGTGTGAATATAGGGATGGGTAAGCCAGGGGCTTTTCCTGGGGAAGCTGCCATTACTAAAGAGGAATACTATCGCTGGTTCCAGATGATTGGCGGCATGAATGCCAATGCCATAAGGGTCTACACCCTCCATCCTCCAGAATTTTATGAAGCATTTTATGAATATAATAAGGCCGCAGACGAACCGTTGTATTTGTTCCATGGTGCCTGGGTGAACGAAGAATCAATTGTGGAGTCCCAAAATGCATTTTCGGTAAAAGTGATGGATGATTTTAAGCGGGAACTTAAGCAAATGGTTGATATTGTACATGGTAATGCAGAGTTGCCTCCAATAAAAGGCCATGCGTCAGGAATATACAACTATGATATTTCTCCTTATGTTCTAGGGTTCGTCATTGGGATAGAATGGGATCCCGCGGCTGTCTTGAATACGAATATTGCAAATAAGGGAATCGATCAGTTCTCCGGTACTTATTTTATGACCGAGGACGCTGAACCTTTTGAGATTTGGCTTGCAACAATGATGGAGTACACTGCTGCTTATGAAACGGCTAAGTACCAATGGCAGCATAGCATCAGTTTCACGAACTGGGTTACGACGGATTTACTGGAACACCCAAGTGAACCGCTTGAGACCGAGGATATGGTATCCGTGAATCCGAACCATATTAAAAAGAATAAAGAATTCCATGCCGGGATGTTTGCTTCTTATCACGTCTATCCGTACTATCCCGACTTCTTGAATTATGATCTGAGATACCAGCAATACAAGGACAAGAAAGGAAACACCAATCACTATGCAGGCTATTTGCATGATTTAATCGATGCTCATGAAATGCCAGTCCTAATTGCTGAATTCGGTGTCCCTTCCTCAAGAGGGCTGACACATCGTAATAAATCGGGCATGAACCAGGGCTTTTTGACGGAGGAACAACAAGGGGAGATGAACAGTAGTATGTTCAATGCCATTGTTGAAGAAGGCTCTGCTGGAGGAATCGTGTTCGCCTGGCAGGATGAATGGTTCAAGCGGACGTGGAACACGATGGATTATGATAATCCTCATCGCCGTCCTTTTTGGGCAAATCGACAGACGAATGAACAAAATTTTGGGCTATTGAGCTTTGAGCCAGGCAATAAAAGTACGGCAATTGTAGTGGACGGCAGAAAGGAAGACTGGATGAAGAAGGGCATCAAGCCGTTGATGACTTCAGAAACCGGAACCATCAAGCGTGTATTTACAGCTGCTGATGAAACTTATCTTTATTATCGTCTGGATTTTGCAAAACCGCTAGATTGGGAGAAACAGGGAAGCTACCTTTTTATCGATACAGTCCCTGGCCAGGGGCAGCAAAGATTCAAGGTTAATAGTGATGTTGAAGTGAATGCTGATTTTGGAGTAGATTTCATGGTCAAGCTTGAAGGACCAGACAAATCCAGAATCCTTGTTGACAGCCATTACGATGCGTTTTACTTCCAATATGGAAAAACGTTGAAAATGATTCCTGAGGAAAGCTATGCCCAGAGTAATAATAACGGAATCTTCCACACGATCCGCCTTGCACTCAATAAGGAAATGACCCTTCCAGCAGATGGACGGAAAATTCCGTTCCAATCCTATGAAACAGGAATATTAAAATATGGCACGGCTAACCCCGCTGATGAAAATTTTGATTCATTAACCGATATAAGTATAAGTACAGATAAAAAAACAGCAGAAATCCGCATACCGTGGCAGCTGTTGAATGTGAAAGACCCAAGCAACAAGGAAATCATGGGAAACCTTTATGAAAAAGGGCTTTCAGGGAGTAAACAAATAGAAGGGATTCGCTTTGTTGCTGCTGTGTTAAACGAAAGTGGAATTGATTCTATCCTGCCAGACAATCAATCTGACAAGCTGGAAAGAACAATTCTTTATGAATGGCAGGACTGGGAAAAGCCGAAGTATTATGAACGTCTAAAAAAGTCATATAGCCTAATGAAGGATACTTTTAAAAACGCAGGAAACAAGGGGGACAGTCAGTGAAAAGGATTTTGCTTGCAGAGGATGAAGAAATTTTAAGGATGCTCATCGTTGATACTCTTGAAGATGAAAACTATCAGGTAGATGAAGCAGCAGACGGGCAGGAGGCTTTGAGTTTCCTGAATGATGAAAAGTATGATTTGGTCGTGATCGACTATATGATGCCTTCATATTCTGGGCTGGAAGTCATCGAGAAGGTACGTCAGGGTGGAAAGAATATAGATGTTCCGATTTTGATGCTTTCTGCCAAAAGCCAGTTATTAGAACAAGAAAAAGCTATAGGGGCCGGGGCAGACTTCTTCATTGCCAAGCCTTTCAGCCCTTTAGAACTACTGGGAAAAGTGAGAGACATACTAAGTGAAAAAAATACAATTCAAAAAAAATAGCATTGTCCGTCGTTTCATTTACCTGATGAGCGTCTTTATCACCGCATTCTTGATTCTTGCAGCAATCCTGCTGTATTCCTTTTCCAACTTGAATCAAACCTATACAAACAAAAACAGGGAGCTTGAAAAGAAAGAACGGCTTGCAGAGGAAATTGGCGTAACCTTCAATGAAACAGTTTCGAATATTCGCGGATATATAGCATATGGAAATAATGAGTTGAAAGAAGCTGCCCTTTCCGGGGAACCGAAGATAAGGGATATGGCCAGTGAATTCAGAGAGATCGCGACGGACTCAAAGGACCAAGATTTCATTAACCAGGTTGATATATTTGCAGACTATTATTTTGTTTCCATTCTGCCAAAAGCTCTTGAGGATTATGAAAATAATGATGTCGAATCGGTCATTACGACAGCCAATACAGGAGCTACGAGCAGGATAAACTTTTTTAAACAGGAAATGAAGGGCTACCTCCAGGAAATCAATATTCAAATAGATGAAAACCTGGAGGAGCTGGCAAAGATCCAGGCGTATGTTCAAATTGGCTTTGTTTCTTTTGTCCTCATCTTCTTAATTGTACTTCTGCGGATTATCAGGCTGATGTTCAGTGAAATCGCCAAACCACTTGCAGGGTTTGCTGCTGCAGCGAATGAAATCGCCAACGGCAGGGAAGCGGTAATTGAAGTCAATGCAGACCGTAATGATGAACTCGGAGTTTTATCCGTTGCTTTCAATAGAATGATCGAGAGCATCCAGGATAATGAGCAAAACTTGCTGGCACAAAATGAAGAGCTGGTCGCCCAGCAGGATGAGCTTCAGGCTCAGCAGCTGGAGCTGGAGGAGGCTCTTGAAATTGTAAAAGACAATGAGCAGAAGCTTAACAGCCGGAATGAGCTGATAAACAAAATCGCCAATTCACTCGATAAGCAGGAAGTGCTTGAGAGTGCCGTCATGAATATGTGCCCGATTATAAACGCTGAAAAAGGCATTATTGCCTTCATCCATGATGATTCCTATGCTTCGTTTGGAATCTCACCAGATGGAGTCAAACAGTTTAGGGACAATCTGTTATTCAGTGGAATAGTCGAGCGCCTGCAAGTAGAAAGAAAGCCATTTGTCACGAAGCGGGAGGCTTCCAAGGAGGAAAAAGGCTTCCATATAACGAAACTGTTTTCGCACGATTTATACCTCCCAATCTTTTTATCTGGGAAAAAGCTGGTTGCCGTCATGGCGTTCAGCCGTTCTGACGCTCCTTTTGATTTTCGGATGATGGAAGAATACGAGGCACTGGCTAAAAACGTGGGAATCGCATTAGATAAAATCAACCTCTACCATAAGTCAGAAGAAGCCAGAAGGCTTAACCAGGATATCCTTGACACCATCCAGGAAGGAGTCCAACTCGTCAATACGAACGGTGAAATCCTTCAGGTGAACAAGAAGTTTTGCGAGTTGTTCGGCTGCTCGGATAAGCTCCAGGAAATAAGTGGAGGTTCATGGGATGAGTGGACGAGCCTGCTAAGCAGGTCGATTGCCGATCCCCAGTATTTTATCGAGTTTCTGAAGACAGAATTGTCCAGTCTTGAAAAAATCTCCCCAAAAGAGAGCCATTTTATTTATAAAAATAATGGCGGGCAGGTTTTTAAGGTTTATTGTGAAGGATTGTTCCATGAGAATATAAAGTTGGGTACCATTTTTGTCCATCGCAACATAACGAAAGAGTTTGAGGTGGACAGGATTAAATCCGAATTTGTCAGCACAGTCAGCCATGAGCTGAGGACGCCGCTAGCAAGCATTCTAGGCTTTACAGAATTGATCCTGACGAGAGAATTGAAGCCTGACCGCCAGAAAAAGTATTTATCCACGATCTACAATGAGGCTGGACGGCTAACTGCCTTAATCAATGACTTCCTTGATATCCAGCGGATGGAATCAGGAAACCAAGGTTATGAGAGACAGCAATTAGAATTACTTCCAATCATCCAGAAGGTAGTCGAGCTTCAGAAAATCCACTCAGATAAACATGATTTAATTCTTGAAGTGATTGGAGGAAGCGACAATGTGTTAGGGGACCCGGAGAAATTGGAACAGGCCCTTACCAACCTTGTCCATAACGCGATAAAATACTCACCAGAAGGCGGAGAAGTCAGGATTACCCTTTTCGAAAAAGACAGCTTTGTGACCATTCAAATACAGGATGAAGGTCTAGGCATTCCTCCTGAAGCGATTGATAAAGTGTTCGAAAAGTTTTATCGAGTCGATAACTCGGATCGAAGGTCGATAGGCGGCACGGGACTGGGCCTTGCGATTGTCAAAGAAATCGTCCATGTCCATGATGGCAGCATAAATGTAGACTCGGAATATGGAAAAGGCAGCACTTTTACCATATCGTTGCCGGTACTACCTGCACTATCTGCAGTAACCAGCAAATAGAAGAAAGGCGGCTAATGAAGCCGCCTTTTATTTTGCGTAAAGGGGAGTGTAAGAACGTCGTGCTAAAGAAATGATTGCAAATCCTAATAGAAGAGCTCAAATAACTTTTCGTAAATCATGCTGTACCGATTCAAACTTAGGCAGCAAGAGTGGGATATGAGAATCGGAGCTCGTTTGCTAATTTCTGTTGCAAGCGGATTATTGGATGGCCCTCATGGCTTGGCGATATACTATTTTTACAAAAGTACTTCAAAGGAGGCACTGGAATGGCAAAAACCTCATTAACACTTTTCACGCGACCAATGTGAACAGACTGCCAGGATGCGAAGGAGTTTCTCTCGCAGAAAAATGTACCATATGAAGAAATCAATGTTCAGGGTGAGCCTGAAAAGGATAAAAAGCTCAAAGAATTAACAGGTACTGTCATTGTCCCTGCGTTTATTTTTACAAGTACAAAGCTCTTGTTCATGAAAGATAAAAAAGTACTGATTGGATTTGAAAATAACAGAAGTGAAATTGAAAAGCTTGTTGGAAGCTTATAATCTAAATACTAAATAACAAAAAGCCATCCAAAGTGATGGCTTTTTGTCATTTTATTAATTTTTTAAGTGACATGGAACCATATTGTTGTTCATAAATTATTATATATTAATCTTGAATGGGGGAGGGGAACGGGTTTAATTCCGAGTTGACTTATAAGAATACATGAATTATATTATTTGAGAATGATAAATTAGGAGGGAAATTCAGTGACCACTGGACTTGTTATTTTAAATATTGCAGTTATGCTAGGCATCATTGCCGTTCTTTTTTACATGCAAAAGAAGCATGTATCATTTTCTAAACGAGTATTCATTGCACTGGGAATTGGAATTGTTTTCGGTTTTGCATTGCAATTCATTTATGGAGCGGGATCTGAGGTCATCACGAAAAGTGCTGACTGGTTCTCGATTGTGGGAAGCGGTTATGTAAAGTTCCTGCAAATGATCGTTATGCCGCTAGTATTTATATCCATTCTGGCTGCTTTCACGAAGCTTAAGCTGACCAATAACATCGGTAAAATCAGTACATTGATTCTCGGCCTGCTGGTAGGCACAACTGCTGTTGCCGCCGCGGTTGGAATTGCTACTGCTGTTGGTTTTGACCTTGAAGCAGTTCAGATCACACAGGGGGAAGCGGAACAAGCACGTGCTGCAAAGCTTGAGGAAACCTATGGTGGAATCGAAGGGCGTACGATGCCGCAGCAAATTCTTGATCTATTGCCTGCTAACCCATTCCTTGACTTCACGGGTGCACGCCCAACGTCTACAATTTCTGTCGTTATTTTCGCAGCATTCTTAGGAATCGCTTTTCTTGGAGTCAGAAGAAAGTCTCCTGATCAGGCAGAGCTTTTTGCCAAGATTGTTGATGCTTTCTATGCAGTCATCATGAGGGTGGTCACGCTGATCCTGCGTCTGACTCCATATGGTGTTCTTGCCATCATGACAAAGACTGTTGCCTTAAGTGATTTCGACGCAATCTTGAAACTAGGTAAATTCGTAGCTGCTTCATATGTTGCTCTTGCAATCATGTTCATCATCCACTTGTTATTATTGACGATTGCTGGCTTGAATCCAGTCACATATATTAAAAAAGCATTTCCTGTTCTCGCGTTTGCTTTCACTTCAAGAACGAGTGCTGGGGCCTTGCCTTTAAATATTAAAACGCAGCGCTCGCTTGGAGTACCGGAAGGAATTGCGAATTTTGCCGGTTCCTTCGGATTATCTATCGGACAAAACGGCTGCGCTGGCATTTATCCAGCGATGCTTGCCGTCATGATTGCGCCGACAGTAGGTGTTGACCCATTAACACCATCATTCATCGCAACATTGATAGCAATTGTAGCCATCAGTTCCTTCGGCGTAGCCGGAGTCGGAGGCGGGGCAACGTTTGCAGCGTTACTTGTGCTCTCTGCATTGAACATGCCAGTTGCCCTTGCCGGCTTGCTGATCTCAATCGAACCTCTGATTGATATGGGACGCACTGCAGTCAATGTCAGCGGTGCGATGACATCCGGCATCCTGACAAGCAGAATCACAAAAGAAATCGATTCATCAGTCTATACAGATATGAATCAAAAAATTGAAGCCGAAGCTTAATTAGAAAAGCGTAAGCGCCTTGGTCAGCCCCGAAATCGAAAAGTATAGCCGACTGCTCAGAAACGCAGAAACTGGAGACCCGACAAAGAAGCGCTTTTTGCTTCTGCCGGCGGAGTTGGAGTTTCGGAGTTTCTAGGAGGCGAAACTAGACAAATCGAAATGCGGAAGCGTCTCGAGGAGTTAGGAGCCGCAGCTAGACATGCGGCTCGAGAGGCTAGGCGCTGAAGCTAGACACTAATTTTAGTGCAAAAGTTTATTCTTAATAAAGTAATATCAAAAGCCAGCCAAAGGATATTTTGGCTGGCTTTTCTAATGCATTGGATCTGTCCAGGATATGAGGAGCAGTGACAGATGGTTCGGCTCCTTAATAAACATTAGATTATAGTACTATCTCTTTTAATCACACACAAAGATGTCATCAAACCTACACATGTTATTGTCAGCAGAGAGTACATGAATTTTTCCATTCCGATCACTTTTAACCCTGACAAAACCACAAGGCCATCTATCATGAAAATCAAGAGTCCAACATTCAAAGATGAAAATTTATGGATCAACTGGGCTAACAGGTCAGTTCCGCCAGTGCTTGTTTCATAGCGCAGCATCAAGCCGATTCCGCAGCCGACTAATAGGCCGCCTATGATCGCACTTGGCAAAATGCCTATGTGCAGCCCTTGTTCCACTGGAGCGAACAAGTCGATGAACAGGCTTGATATCAACAATCCGTGCAGACTATGAAAAAAGTATTTTCGCTCCAGTATCCAGGCCAGTAAGTATAATGGAATACTTAGAAAAATCATGGTCAAGCCAGTCGGCCAGCCATAGAAATAGTGCATGATTAAACCGATACCGATCATTCCGCCGTCGAGTAGATGGTGAGGCACAAGAAAGCCATTGACTCCAACCCCCAGTAACATACTTCCAACAAACACCGCGAGAATCTTACCTGTCATCCGATATCACCAGCCTTGTCCTTCTCCCATTATTTCTATGTAAAAAGACAAGTGTTAGAACAATCTATAAAAAAAGAACCCGCTGTAAGGCGGGTTCCGGTTTAGTGTGGCAAGAAAGCAAGCTGGTAAAAGAACAGCACTGCAAAAACGTAAAGCAGCGGGTGAACATCACGCCATTGTCCTTTCACTACTTTCAGTAAAGGATAGGAAATGAATCCAAGCGCGATGCCGGTTGCGATGCTTGATGTAAGCGGCATGCTCAAGATGATCAGGAAAGCAGGGAATGCTTCGTCAAGCTCGTCCCAGCTGATTTGTGAAATACTGCCCATCATCAAGCTTCCGACAATGATCAGTGCCGGAGCAGTAATTGCTGACAATCCGGAAACTGCACTGACAAGCGGTCCGAAGAATGCAGCGAGGATGAAAAGCCCAGCCACTGTAAGGGAAGTGAGGCCTGTACGTCCTCCTGCTGCAACACCTGATGATGATTCAATATATGCCGTCGTCGGACTTGTTCCGAACATAGCACCAGCGGCAGTTGCGATCGAGTCCGACAGCAATGCTTCTCTTGCACGCGGCATTGAATTTCCTTTCATCAAGCCTGCCTGGTGGGCTACACCGATCATTGTTCCAGTAGTATCAAAGATTGTCACCAGGATAAAAGAAAAGACAACTGCGTATAAGCTGTTTTGTACAACATCCATCAATGCTGTCCATGGATTCAGGACAATCATGCCTTCAGGAAGTGATGGCATAGACATGAAACCTTCTTTGAAGTCCAATTGGCCAGTGAAGAAGGCGATCAATGCAGTGACAACCATTCCCAGGAACAATGCTCCATTCACTTTAAGCACCATTAAGACAAGCGTGACCGCAAGACCAATCAATGCCAGCACTGCAGATGGGGAATGCAGATCCCCAAGGCCTACCAAGTTCGATGGGTGGTCGGTGATGATTCCTGTAAGACGCAAACCGATGAAAGCAATAAAAAGTCCAATACCTGCGGTGATTCCGTGCTTTAAGTTGGCTGGAATAGCTTCAATCAACTTTTCACGGAATGGAGTCAGTGACAGGATGACAAATATTAAACCCGCGATGAAAACCGCAGCGAATGCTGTCTCATATGAAATGTTCTGGTTGTTGCCAACAACAGAGTAGGCAAAGTAAGCGTTCAGCCCCATACCAGGAGCGATCGCGATTGGATAATTAGCAAATAAGGCCATCCACAGCGTACCGATTACAGCAGCGATGATTGTCGCTGTAAAAACTTGCTCAAAGGGAACGCCGGCATCAGCCAGGATGATAGGATTGACGACAACGATATAGACCATTGTGAAAAAGGTCGTTAAACCGGCAATCATTTCTGTTTTTACATTCGTGTTGTTCTCTTTTAATTTAAACATGAGTTCCTCCAAAAATACGAACGATTTTAAACACAATAAATATATTATTCGTTTTTAGCTTATATTACAAGTGCGGATTTAAAAAAAAAAGGATTTTTTTAATTAGTATCACACTAATAAAGCATTTTAAGCAATTAAAAAAGGACTCAAGTGAGTCCTGAATCATATTCTAGATTTGAAGTAATCTTTCGTAAGCCATAACCCGCCAATATATAGCGCCAATGCAAAATAGGCAGGCAGCAGGTGGATAAAATCAATGTAACCTATATAAAGGTGCGTGAAAATTCCTGCTGTAAAAGCGGGAATTCCTCCAATCAGGAAGGTTCTCCATACCCAGACAGACCCTTCATGGAATCCCCATAGCGACAGAGTTAGTACAAGTAAGCCAACACTGAAGAGTGCGCTGCCAAAGCCTGCGCGGTCATGTGCGATGACTGGGATCAGTTTTTCGTTCAGTTCATTCAATTGGTCTGGTGTCATGCAAATATATTTCAGGTCGGTATCAACAAAGACATATGTCGCCCCAATTGTCGATATTACGAACCCGCCTGCCACAAAGGAGAAACCAAGGATGACAAACAATAACTGGCCATATATGGCTCTCTTCCAGGATGAATGGTTTGTACGGTTTTTTGACGAAGGTGATTGATTTGCTGAGCGTGTTTTTATGTAGCCCATGAGGTAAAAAGGCAGCAAAATGAGCCAGAACAAACCGTGCAGCCAGTCGAAATAACCGAATCCAAGAAAAAGCATGATCCCCAGGAATCCAGTAATCGCCCCGATATTGAAAGCTCTTTTTGCCCAGTGGATTCCATAGCGGATGCCATGGCGCGCAAGCTGCATATAGATGAAGCCCCCGGAAATCATCGTCCCGGCGAGTGTCATCCTGTCATGTGACATGAATTTATAAAGATTGGGATTATAGGCCATCAATTCAAGCCGGGTAATTTGCAAGAATGCTTCATCATAGAAGAGGATGACCTTCGTGAAACTAAAGAATAAGACCAAGGCTCCTCCAAGCAGTATGAAAAGTCCGAACAGCCAATACCAGATCCAGCCAGGAAGCTCTTTCCTCTCGTATCCTAGTTCGTCAAGAAGCGCTTCATTAATTCTTTTTGGCAAACCTGGTCCTGATGCGACATAGCCCCCTGATAAAAAGACTAGTTCCGCACCTGCCTCAAAAAGGGCGAGCGCATCGGCGGGTTCAGCAACGCCTCCAGAGGTAACGACCGGTAAATTAATTTCATTTTTTATCATGTGAACAGCATGGACTATTCTATCTGTTTGTCGGAGCGGGAGGATTTGTTTGCCGTCCGTTAAAATAAATTCTTCTTTAATCATGATTCCGTCTACAAGTCGACTTGCTGATTGAAGCTTCAAGAGATTGTCAGCAACAGACGAATGCCTAATAGCTAAAAGAACAGGCTTGTTTTCAAGAACCTTTTTTATATGTATGAGATCATTAATGCTCTGGATTAAATCTAATTCGATTATGAAGGCATCGCCAACATCTTTTAAATGCTCCGCAATGATTAGCGGTTCCTCAAGTCGGATCATGACTGGCACTGTCTGTGATTTTGTTAGTTTGTTTTTCGTGGCGGAATGTCCAATTGTCTCGGCATATTCAGGCAGGATCAAGGCATCTTTTGTTTTTGAAAGACATGCTGCTGTTTCAGGCTCTCTCGGAAATTTGGTGATGGGACCAACTTCAATGGCACCAAAGCCAAGATTCGGGAAGGCGTGGATTCCCGATAATTTCGGGTCAATCTTCCCGCTTAAGCCAACCGGGCTTTTGAAAAGAATCCCAAACAGATTGCGTGACAATTTTTCCGAGGGTGACATATGTCCAAGAAACTCGATGAAGGGCCTGCCCCCTGGAAGCTGTGAAAGGATGGACATTCCACGGTGGATAAATTCACGTCCTGCATTTCCGGGCAGAATGGACAGCCATGGTTTAAATAAAGGGTGATATGACCAATCAGGCATAATGACCTCCTGAATTTATGGTTTTACTTTTATTTTAACGTAATCTTACCAATTACGTGGCAATCGGGCATATATAATTTTCAGGAGCGAATAAAAAGAAATGCTTCTAGCTAAAATAGGGGAGAAAATTGATTGCGGAGGTAAGAATATGGATTTGAATCGAGTAAAACAAATATTGTCATCGTCTGCAGAAATAGATGTTACTTATAATGGTGCATCCGTGTGGATTGATCATTTGAATGAGGATGGACGCACTGCGACTGTTCATCTGCGCGGACCGCTGGAAGAAAGGACAACTGTGGAGATTACCGAGCTGCAGGAAAGGTCTTAAGCAGCGACTAAAATAAGGTGGAGGAACCTCCTTATACGAACACACTTACCGCCGTAATGCAAAATAGTGTACGGCGGTTTTTTCCTATGGCACAATATTTATAATACCTATAGTGGTTTATCTGCCATGAATGAGAGGTATTTTTTAAAATCGAAAGGAGAGATGAACATGTTCCATCATACTATTGAAGTGGACAAGTCAATGAATGAAGCAGTATCTGCACTTGAAGCAAGCTTGAAAAATGAAAAATTTGGTGTACTTTGGTCTCTGAATATGAAGGAAACATTAGCTGGTAAAGGTGTGGAACTTGACGGTGACTATATCATCCTGGAAGTGTGCAACCCGCATGAAGCGAAAAGAGTACTTGAAAAGAATCCTATTGTAAGCTATTTTCTCCCTTGTAAAATTGTAGTATATAAAGATAATGGTATAACCAAGGTTGGCCTTCCGAAGCCAGCGGAACTGATTAAATTTGTTGAAAATGATGATTTACAAGCAATCGCCGCAGATATTGAAAAAAGGCTGATTGGTGCAATTGACGATATTAAATAATTTTAAACCACAAGTCCGGGATTCTGTCCCGGGCTTTTTTACGTTCGAAAAATAAAGATAAGCCCATTTTTAAAAAAAGTATTGTCCGGCTGTTTAGGACAAATTTTTGCCGGGAACTTATAGATTAATCAACACGGAAAATTTCGGCCGATGAGCCGTTTATATAGATTTTGCGGCTGTCGGTCTGGCAGCCGTTTTGATTTGTATTTGGCTTCCCTGAGAGCTAAAATGGATAAAAAAGGAGGGGGATTTATGGCGAGCATATTCGATACGATTAACTTACATAATGGAGTGAAAATGCCAGCTTTTGGTCTCGGTGTCTATAAAGTCGAGGCAGGTGAACAAATCGAAGAAACGATCCTAACTGCGCTTGATATTGGTTACCGGCTAATAGATACAGCTTCTTTTTACCAGAATGAAGAAGGTGTTGGTCAGGCCATCCGAAACAGCGAGATACCAAGGGAAGAATTATTTATCACAACGAAGGTCTGGAATTCGGAGCAGGGCTATGACAATACGTTGAAGGCCTTCGACGATAGCATGGAGAAATTAGGGCTGGACTATCTGGATCTCTATCTTGTCCACTGGCCAGTAAAAGGCAAATATTTAGAAACATGGCGTGCTCTTGAAGAGTTGTATCGCAAAGGAAGGGTGAGGGCGATTGGTGTCAGCAATTTTAAAATACATCATTTGAAAGACCTTCTGGCCC is from Mesobacillus boroniphilus and encodes:
- a CDS encoding response regulator transcription factor, with the protein product MKRILLAEDEEILRMLIVDTLEDENYQVDEAADGQEALSFLNDEKYDLVVIDYMMPSYSGLEVIEKVRQGGKNIDVPILMLSAKSQLLEQEKAIGAGADFFIAKPFSPLELLGKVRDILSEKNTIQKK
- a CDS encoding ATP-binding protein produces the protein MKKIQFKKNSIVRRFIYLMSVFITAFLILAAILLYSFSNLNQTYTNKNRELEKKERLAEEIGVTFNETVSNIRGYIAYGNNELKEAALSGEPKIRDMASEFREIATDSKDQDFINQVDIFADYYFVSILPKALEDYENNDVESVITTANTGATSRINFFKQEMKGYLQEINIQIDENLEELAKIQAYVQIGFVSFVLIFLIVLLRIIRLMFSEIAKPLAGFAAAANEIANGREAVIEVNADRNDELGVLSVAFNRMIESIQDNEQNLLAQNEELVAQQDELQAQQLELEEALEIVKDNEQKLNSRNELINKIANSLDKQEVLESAVMNMCPIINAEKGIIAFIHDDSYASFGISPDGVKQFRDNLLFSGIVERLQVERKPFVTKREASKEEKGFHITKLFSHDLYLPIFLSGKKLVAVMAFSRSDAPFDFRMMEEYEALAKNVGIALDKINLYHKSEEARRLNQDILDTIQEGVQLVNTNGEILQVNKKFCELFGCSDKLQEISGGSWDEWTSLLSRSIADPQYFIEFLKTELSSLEKISPKESHFIYKNNGGQVFKVYCEGLFHENIKLGTIFVHRNITKEFEVDRIKSEFVSTVSHELRTPLASILGFTELILTRELKPDRQKKYLSTIYNEAGRLTALINDFLDIQRMESGNQGYERQQLELLPIIQKVVELQKIHSDKHDLILEVIGGSDNVLGDPEKLEQALTNLVHNAIKYSPEGGEVRITLFEKDSFVTIQIQDEGLGIPPEAIDKVFEKFYRVDNSDRRSIGGTGLGLAIVKEIVHVHDGSINVDSEYGKGSTFTISLPVLPALSAVTSK
- a CDS encoding L-cystine transporter — protein: MLGIIAVLFYMQKKHVSFSKRVFIALGIGIVFGFALQFIYGAGSEVITKSADWFSIVGSGYVKFLQMIVMPLVFISILAAFTKLKLTNNIGKISTLILGLLVGTTAVAAAVGIATAVGFDLEAVQITQGEAEQARAAKLEETYGGIEGRTMPQQILDLLPANPFLDFTGARPTSTISVVIFAAFLGIAFLGVRRKSPDQAELFAKIVDAFYAVIMRVVTLILRLTPYGVLAIMTKTVALSDFDAILKLGKFVAASYVALAIMFIIHLLLLTIAGLNPVTYIKKAFPVLAFAFTSRTSAGALPLNIKTQRSLGVPEGIANFAGSFGLSIGQNGCAGIYPAMLAVMIAPTVGVDPLTPSFIATLIAIVAISSFGVAGVGGGATFAALLVLSALNMPVALAGLLISIEPLIDMGRTAVNVSGAMTSGILTSRITKEIDSSVYTDMNQKIEAEA
- a CDS encoding YitT family protein produces the protein MTGKILAVFVGSMLLGVGVNGFLVPHHLLDGGMIGIGLIMHYFYGWPTGLTMIFLSIPLYLLAWILERKYFFHSLHGLLISSLFIDLFAPVEQGLHIGILPSAIIGGLLVGCGIGLMLRYETSTGGTDLLAQLIHKFSSLNVGLLIFMIDGLVVLSGLKVIGMEKFMYSLLTITCVGLMTSLCVIKRDSTII
- a CDS encoding NCS2 family permease, with amino-acid sequence MFKLKENNTNVKTEMIAGLTTFFTMVYIVVVNPIILADAGVPFEQVFTATIIAAVIGTLWMALFANYPIAIAPGMGLNAYFAYSVVGNNQNISYETAFAAVFIAGLIFVILSLTPFREKLIEAIPANLKHGITAGIGLFIAFIGLRLTGIITDHPSNLVGLGDLHSPSAVLALIGLAVTLVLMVLKVNGALFLGMVVTALIAFFTGQLDFKEGFMSMPSLPEGMIVLNPWTALMDVVQNSLYAVVFSFILVTIFDTTGTMIGVAHQAGLMKGNSMPRAREALLSDSIATAAGAMFGTSPTTAYIESSSGVAAGGRTGLTSLTVAGLFILAAFFGPLVSAVSGLSAITAPALIIVGSLMMGSISQISWDELDEAFPAFLIILSMPLTSSIATGIALGFISYPLLKVVKGQWRDVHPLLYVFAVLFFYQLAFLPH